In a genomic window of bacterium:
- a CDS encoding endonuclease domain-containing protein, which translates to MNKIFNQKIQKEKRRALRKRSTRSEHMLWQNLRNRGIDGFKFRRQFSVGPFVLDFYCPELKLAIEVDGYSHDSEEAKKYDAERQEIIETYGVVFVRIRDEEVKENIELAIIKIKDQVKKLNPTSPFSLPLK; encoded by the coding sequence ATGAACAAAATATTCAATCAAAAAATTCAAAAAGAAAAACGCAGGGCATTACGCAAGCGCTCGACACGCAGTGAACATATGCTTTGGCAAAACCTGAGGAATCGCGGGATCGACGGATTCAAATTCCGCCGGCAGTTCAGCGTTGGGCCGTTTGTCCTGGATTTTTATTGTCCGGAATTGAAGCTGGCGATTGAAGTAGATGGTTATTCACACGATTCCGAAGAAGCAAAGAAATACGATGCGGAGCGCCAAGAGATCATTGAAACATACGGCGTCGTGTTTGTTCGTATTCGTGATGAGGAAGTAAAAGAAAATATAGAGCTAGCGATCATTAAGATAAAAGATCAGGTCAAAAAATTAAATCCAACCTCACCCTTTTCTCTCCCTTTGAAATAG
- a CDS encoding NAD(P)-dependent alcohol dehydrogenase, whose translation MKAITYTQYGSPDVIRFEDVEKPVVKNDGVLVKIYAASLNAYDWHFLTADIFLVRLMGVGLFKPKNPRLGADFSGRVEAVGKNVTQFKPGDEVYGDAASFGNGAFAEYIALPEKAMALKPSNLSFEEAAAVPMAALTALQGLRDEGKIQAGQRVLINGASGGVGTYAVQIAKWFGAEVTAVCSTRNMDQARTLGADHVIDYTKENFTQSGKLYDLIFAANGYHPLSAYKRALTPKGIYIMAGGTGTQIFSAMLLGPLMSNKGGKKMGGVSAKINQKDLFIMKELLESGKVVPVIDRRYPLSQTADALRYLGTGHARGKVVITVEK comes from the coding sequence ATGAAAGCAATCACCTACACTCAATACGGATCACCCGATGTGATTCGGTTCGAAGACGTAGAAAAACCCGTTGTCAAAAACGACGGAGTACTGGTAAAAATTTATGCGGCCTCGCTGAATGCGTACGACTGGCATTTTCTCACCGCGGACATATTTCTTGTTCGCCTCATGGGCGTGGGCCTCTTCAAACCCAAGAACCCGCGGCTTGGCGCGGACTTCTCGGGACGTGTGGAAGCGGTGGGGAAGAACGTGACGCAGTTCAAGCCCGGTGACGAAGTGTACGGGGACGCCGCTTCGTTTGGGAATGGCGCTTTTGCGGAATACATAGCCCTGCCTGAAAAAGCAATGGCGCTGAAACCGTCGAATTTATCTTTTGAAGAAGCCGCGGCTGTGCCGATGGCGGCGCTCACCGCTCTGCAGGGTTTGCGCGACGAAGGGAAGATCCAGGCGGGACAAAGAGTTTTGATCAACGGCGCATCCGGCGGAGTGGGAACGTATGCCGTGCAGATCGCGAAATGGTTCGGCGCGGAAGTGACTGCGGTGTGCAGTACGAGGAATATGGATCAGGCGCGCACGCTTGGGGCCGATCATGTTATCGACTATACGAAAGAAAATTTCACGCAAAGCGGCAAGTTGTACGACCTGATCTTTGCGGCGAATGGATATCATCCGCTTTCCGCGTATAAGCGCGCGCTGACGCCGAAAGGCATTTATATCATGGCGGGTGGAACTGGAACTCAGATCTTCTCGGCCATGCTCCTGGGGCCTTTGATGTCAAATAAAGGCGGGAAGAAAATGGGCGGTGTGTCGGCGAAAATAAACCAAAAGGATCTGTTCATTATGAAAGAACTGCTGGAGTCGGGGAAAGTGGTACCGGTGATCGACCGGCGCTATCCTTTAAGTCAGACGGCGGATGCGCTGCGGTATCTTGGAACAGGGCATGCGCGGGGAAAGGTGGTTATTACGGTGGAGAAGTGA
- a CDS encoding rhodanese-like domain-containing protein, whose translation MLFNKLLFQCGIIAASSLLSGMTFNHFHDNGLDVIRKPAVKSSYQRMETQDPKKSKQLSIDEAYTLFKTKAAVFIDARQEVLYKMSHIKDAEWIYHQNAKENPRLKDYKKDQLLIIYCGGPKCEQAEHLVSELEELGFTGVFLFPGGMDEWRAAGYPIVERNKKE comes from the coding sequence ATGCTATTCAATAAACTACTTTTTCAGTGCGGCATTATTGCCGCATCGAGTCTGCTTAGCGGAATGACGTTCAATCATTTTCATGACAACGGATTGGATGTGATCCGAAAACCTGCTGTTAAATCGTCCTATCAACGGATGGAGACGCAGGATCCGAAAAAGAGCAAACAACTTTCCATCGACGAGGCCTACACATTATTCAAGACCAAAGCCGCCGTATTTATCGATGCGCGCCAGGAAGTTCTCTATAAAATGTCGCATATTAAAGATGCGGAATGGATTTACCATCAAAACGCCAAAGAAAATCCGCGCCTGAAGGATTATAAAAAAGATCAACTGCTGATCATCTACTGCGGCGGGCCGAAATGCGAACAGGCCGAGCATTTAGTGAGTGAATTGGAAGAATTAGGTTTCACCGGCGTATTTCTCTTTCCGGGCGGTATGGATGAATGGCGCGCGGCCGGCTACCCCATAGTAGAACGTAACAAAAAAGAATAG
- a CDS encoding rhodanese-like domain-containing protein: MIKRISIQSSIVLFGSLLAGLAFNGFNPGGISLLPLRHSTSAAASGNTLTPDEILSKPGRTLSLAETHVLFDHKAAVFIDARPPSFYQAEHIQNAISVYYKTAGLNPALDKLKKNDPYVVYCKGPACNQAQLLAETMHKAGFTKIFLFPGGMQEWRLVQYPMDRTP; the protein is encoded by the coding sequence ATGATAAAAAGAATCTCTATTCAATCGTCAATTGTGTTATTTGGAAGCCTTTTAGCCGGTTTGGCGTTTAACGGCTTCAACCCGGGCGGCATTTCATTACTGCCGTTACGCCATTCCACGTCAGCTGCTGCATCGGGCAATACGCTGACCCCTGATGAAATTTTAAGCAAACCGGGCCGAACGCTGTCGCTGGCAGAGACGCATGTTTTGTTTGACCATAAGGCGGCGGTATTTATCGATGCCAGGCCCCCTTCATTTTATCAAGCGGAACATATACAGAACGCCATTTCAGTTTATTATAAAACAGCGGGACTGAATCCTGCGCTGGACAAGCTCAAAAAAAATGATCCTTACGTCGTGTACTGCAAAGGCCCCGCATGTAATCAGGCGCAGTTACTCGCCGAGACCATGCACAAGGCAGGATTCACAAAAATATTTTTGTTTCCCGGCGGCATGCAGGAATGGCGCCTCGTACAGTATCCAATGGATCGAACACCCTGA
- a CDS encoding DoxX family membrane protein: MAPRTVSNGSNTLRGNPMLEKMKLLMQAYNGVVSLIARVILGLIFVYASIEKITYPEPFAQNIIAYEILPQALVNMAAIWLPWLEMFCGLLLVLGIWVRANAAILSILLTLFIIAIVSALIRGLDISCGCFEVGDSEAMVGWRRVIEDAGMMFLSLWLMKFPRSHWALEK; encoded by the coding sequence ATGGCGCCTCGTACAGTATCCAATGGATCGAACACCCTGAGAGGTAACCCCATGTTGGAAAAAATGAAATTACTAATGCAGGCCTATAACGGCGTCGTTTCCCTCATCGCGCGGGTTATACTGGGCTTAATTTTTGTTTATGCGAGCATTGAAAAAATAACTTACCCGGAGCCGTTCGCTCAGAATATTATCGCTTACGAGATACTTCCGCAGGCGCTGGTCAACATGGCCGCGATATGGCTTCCCTGGCTGGAAATGTTCTGCGGCCTTTTGCTGGTATTGGGAATCTGGGTTCGCGCCAATGCGGCGATTCTCAGTATATTATTGACGCTGTTTATTATCGCCATTGTCTCCGCTTTAATACGAGGCTTGGATATCAGTTGCGGCTGCTTTGAAGTTGGAGACAGCGAAGCGATGGTCGGATGGCGGCGAGTGATCGAAGATGCCGGCATGATGTTCTTATCCCTGTGGCTGATGAAATTTCCAAGGTCGCACTGGGCTCTCGAAAAGTAA
- the ispE gene encoding 4-(cytidine 5'-diphospho)-2-C-methyl-D-erythritol kinase produces the protein MNLEHDYAVTRSYAKINIGLKIGEQRADGYHDIETIFKVISLADTITFEKNTLNKTRLFSKQTTIPLDDTNICAKAVRLLEEETGEKLGADIHLEKSIPIGAGLGGGSSNGACVLMQINKLYELHLSDAKLMELGAALGSDVPFFVGFLLGKGNTAIGKGRGEMLEFFQWDLTEKVLLIYPNIEISTAWAYKNFRAVLDSQNTENSSLNLTNKAKSIMFSAPLEKKAFLGNNFEPLVFAKHSKIRLLQEMLEKENAVFARMSGSGSAVFGLFDKARNLEKLVSDISGDFVTVCEFV, from the coding sequence ATGAACTTAGAACACGATTACGCCGTAACGCGCTCGTATGCCAAGATTAATATCGGCCTGAAGATCGGAGAACAAAGGGCCGACGGATACCACGATATTGAAACGATTTTCAAAGTTATCAGCCTGGCCGATACGATCACCTTCGAAAAAAACACCCTTAATAAGACCCGCCTGTTTTCAAAACAAACGACCATTCCTCTCGATGATACCAATATCTGCGCGAAAGCCGTCAGATTATTGGAGGAGGAAACCGGAGAGAAATTGGGTGCGGATATTCATCTCGAAAAATCCATTCCCATCGGCGCCGGGCTCGGCGGCGGAAGCAGTAACGGCGCATGCGTTTTGATGCAGATCAACAAGTTGTATGAACTTCATCTCAGCGATGCTAAACTGATGGAACTGGGAGCCGCGTTGGGGTCCGATGTGCCCTTTTTTGTCGGATTTTTACTTGGGAAAGGCAATACGGCGATCGGCAAAGGACGAGGTGAAATGCTGGAGTTTTTTCAGTGGGATTTGACAGAAAAAGTTCTCCTGATCTATCCGAATATTGAAATTTCAACGGCCTGGGCGTACAAAAATTTCCGGGCGGTTTTGGACTCGCAAAATACTGAAAATTCAAGTTTAAACTTGACAAATAAGGCAAAATCTATTATGTTTAGCGCACCTTTGGAAAAAAAGGCGTTTTTAGGCAATAATTTCGAGCCATTAGTCTTCGCAAAGCATAGTAAAATAAGGCTTCTACAGGAAATGCTTGAAAAAGAAAACGCCGTTTTTGCTAGGATGTCCGGAAGCGGTTCGGCCGTGTTCGGATTGTTCGATAAAGCCCGAAATCTTGAAAAATTGGTTTCTGACATTTCCGGAGATTTTGTTACGGTTTGTGAATTTGTCTGA
- a CDS encoding ribose-phosphate pyrophosphokinase, with protein sequence MVDVNEIMLVSGRANLSFSEKVAKRLNINLGKVEVTNFSDGEIFAKYDENVRGKDLYIVQPTIPPADNLMELLILIDAAKRSSAYRITAVIPYFGYARQDRKDQPRVPITAKLTANLLTTAGVDRILTMDLHSAQIQGFFDIPLDHLYSSAVLTEYWRNVLKPGSVIVSPDMGGVKLARAYAKRLDADFAIIDKRRPKANDVEIMNIIGDVDGRDVLMIDDMIDTAGTLTQAAAALKTQGAREIYAACTHPILSGTAIQKIMASPIKKIVATDTLPMRNSCEKIEVVSVAHIFAEAIARIHKAESISVLFN encoded by the coding sequence ATGGTTGATGTAAATGAAATAATGCTGGTATCCGGCCGCGCAAATCTTTCCTTTTCTGAAAAAGTTGCCAAGAGGTTAAACATAAATTTAGGAAAAGTGGAGGTCACCAATTTTAGTGACGGCGAGATATTTGCGAAATACGATGAGAACGTTCGCGGTAAAGACCTTTATATCGTTCAACCGACGATACCGCCGGCCGACAATCTGATGGAACTGTTGATCCTGATCGACGCGGCAAAACGTTCTTCGGCGTATCGCATCACCGCGGTCATTCCGTACTTCGGGTATGCGAGACAGGACCGCAAAGACCAGCCCCGCGTTCCGATCACGGCAAAACTGACGGCCAATTTACTGACTACTGCCGGCGTAGACCGGATTCTTACGATGGACCTGCATTCTGCACAAATACAGGGATTTTTTGATATTCCGCTCGACCATTTATATTCCTCGGCGGTGCTGACCGAATATTGGAGAAACGTTTTGAAACCCGGCTCCGTTATTGTTTCGCCCGATATGGGCGGCGTGAAATTAGCCCGTGCGTATGCCAAACGGCTGGACGCAGATTTTGCCATTATTGATAAACGCCGTCCAAAGGCCAATGACGTGGAGATCATGAATATTATCGGCGACGTGGACGGCAGGGACGTCCTGATGATCGACGATATGATCGATACGGCGGGAACGCTTACGCAGGCTGCAGCGGCATTGAAGACACAGGGCGCGCGGGAAATCTATGCGGCGTGCACGCATCCGATTCTCTCAGGCACCGCGATCCAAAAGATCATGGCGTCGCCGATAAAAAAAATCGTTGCCACCGATACGCTCCCGATGCGCAATTCGTGCGAGAAGATCGAAGTCGTTTCGGTCGCGCATATTTTTGCCGAAGCGATCGCGCGTATTCACAAAGCGGAATCGATCAGCGTATTGTTTAACTAA
- a CDS encoding 50S ribosomal protein L25, whose protein sequence is MAQIVLNAERRDAGKNSATASRRQGKVPGVFYGFGQENMTIQFDALSLVKFLQSEHTLVTFTLDGKEYKALIRDFDKDPVTGKVIHIDIMSVRMDRAIDVRVPIEFVGTPIGVKTKGGILQHDMNEFHIKCLPGDIPLHLEVNVENIDIGKGIHVRDLKYDKITILNPQSESVCTVVVPKALESVLAEATAEPTEPELIGAKGKEEGAEGEAKEGAPKAAKEPAPKAAEKAEKK, encoded by the coding sequence ATGGCACAGATCGTTTTAAATGCGGAACGCAGAGACGCTGGCAAAAACAGCGCAACCGCCAGCCGCAGACAGGGGAAAGTACCCGGCGTATTTTACGGATTTGGACAAGAAAATATGACTATCCAATTTGACGCGTTGTCGTTGGTGAAGTTTCTTCAGTCTGAACACACGCTGGTGACGTTCACTTTGGATGGCAAAGAATACAAAGCACTAATTCGTGATTTTGACAAAGACCCGGTGACGGGTAAAGTCATTCACATCGACATCATGAGCGTTCGCATGGACCGCGCCATCGATGTGCGCGTACCGATCGAATTCGTCGGAACGCCGATTGGCGTGAAGACCAAAGGCGGTATTTTGCAGCATGATATGAACGAATTTCATATTAAATGTTTGCCCGGTGATATCCCGCTGCATCTCGAGGTCAATGTGGAAAATATCGATATCGGAAAAGGTATCCACGTACGCGATTTGAAATACGACAAAATTACGATTTTAAATCCTCAGAGCGAATCCGTTTGTACTGTAGTAGTTCCGAAGGCTCTTGAATCCGTACTTGCGGAAGCGACCGCCGAACCGACCGAACCCGAATTGATCGGCGCGAAGGGTAAAGAAGAGGGCGCTGAAGGAGAGGCCAAAGAGGGAGCTCCGAAAGCGGCTAAAGAACCCGCTCCGAAAGCAGCAGAGAAGGCCGAAAAGAAATAG
- a CDS encoding aminoacyl-tRNA hydrolase produces MKLIVGLGNPGSRYERTRHNAGFMVIDKLTNALGISLRAGKGEYAIGDGNHAGERVWLMKPTTYMNNSGMAVREVVQFHKLALQDILIICDDAALPVGKIRLRKSGSDGGQNGLKSVIFHLNSDQFPRLRVGIANDLMQKMDLADFVLSRFDASEIDTLHEMTEHAKNAALEFIQTGDIELCMNKYNSNKNND; encoded by the coding sequence ATGAAATTAATTGTAGGTTTAGGTAATCCGGGATCACGTTACGAGCGCACGCGCCACAACGCCGGATTTATGGTCATTGACAAGTTGACAAACGCTCTCGGTATTTCCTTGAGGGCCGGCAAAGGCGAATATGCCATAGGTGACGGCAATCACGCCGGTGAACGCGTATGGTTGATGAAACCGACCACGTATATGAATAACAGCGGAATGGCTGTTCGCGAGGTCGTTCAGTTTCATAAATTGGCTTTGCAGGACATACTGATAATCTGCGACGATGCGGCTTTGCCGGTAGGAAAGATTCGATTGAGAAAAAGCGGAAGCGATGGCGGACAAAACGGACTGAAGTCGGTTATTTTTCATCTGAATAGCGACCAGTTTCCGAGACTGCGCGTCGGTATTGCCAATGACCTGATGCAGAAAATGGACCTGGCCGATTTTGTTCTCTCACGATTTGACGCGTCGGAAATCGACACATTGCATGAAATGACCGAACATGCCAAAAATGCGGCGCTGGAATTTATCCAAACCGGCGATATTGAACTTTGTATGAACAAGTATAATAGTAACAAGAACAATGACTAA
- a CDS encoding sodium-translocating pyrophosphatase produces MSGLAIVATNAAWAVAQDEPKHSGGEASLKLPDLSTVSFLGMDGHSILLYGLVICFLGLMFGLMMYMNLKNLPVHKAMLEVSDLIYETCKTYLVTQGKFILILWAFIAVIISAYYGWLSPVPDKPIGLTLMIILLFSLVGIAGSYGVAWFGIRVNTFANSRTAFASLRGKPHAIYAIPLRAGMSIGMLLISVELLIMLCILLFIPGDYAGPCFIGFAIGESLGAAALRIAGGIFTKIADIGADLMKIVFKIKEDDARNPGVIADCTGDNAGDSVGPSADGFETYGVTGVALITFILLAISDPMVQVQLLVWIFIMRVMMVIASAGAYFVNEAVAKARYADSDDMNFEAPLTTLVWLTSITSVLLTYLASYLIIPNLGGDPTLWWKLSTIISCGTLAGAIIPELVKVFTSTESTHVKEVVASSKEGGASLTILSGFVAGNFSAYWLGISIMLLMAISYYFSTMGLMAIMLAPGVFAFGLVAFGFLGMGPVTIAVDSYGPVTDNAQSVYELSLIEQVPNVAADMKKEHNISVNFERAKHLLEANDGAGNTFKATAKPVLIGTAVVGATTMIFSIIMALTGGLSHDVQKLSLLHAPFFLGLVTGGAMIYWFTGASTQAVTTGAYRAVEFIKANIKLEGVVKASVEDSKKVVEICTKYAQKGMFNIFLAVFFGTLAFAFTEPFFFIGYLISIAIFGLYQAIFMANAGGAWDNAKKIVEVDLKQKGTPLHDATVVGDTVGDPFKDTSSVAMNPVIKFTTLFGLLAVELAVKLEMDAGSGLTHGLAVAFFLVSVYFVHRSFYGMRIGGAK; encoded by the coding sequence ATGTCCGGCCTGGCCATCGTGGCTACCAACGCCGCATGGGCAGTAGCTCAGGATGAACCCAAGCACTCGGGCGGCGAAGCCAGCCTCAAATTACCCGACCTTTCAACGGTGTCTTTCTTGGGAATGGACGGCCACTCGATATTGTTGTACGGCTTGGTGATCTGCTTTCTGGGGTTGATGTTCGGACTCATGATGTACATGAACCTGAAAAATCTGCCCGTTCATAAAGCGATGCTGGAAGTTTCAGATCTCATTTATGAGACTTGCAAAACCTACCTCGTTACGCAGGGTAAATTCATCCTGATCCTGTGGGCATTTATCGCGGTGATCATTTCGGCGTATTACGGCTGGTTATCGCCTGTTCCTGACAAGCCCATCGGCCTTACGCTTATGATCATTCTGCTGTTCTCGCTGGTGGGTATCGCAGGCAGCTACGGCGTAGCGTGGTTTGGAATCCGCGTCAACACGTTTGCCAATTCCCGCACCGCTTTTGCCAGCTTACGCGGTAAACCGCATGCGATCTATGCGATTCCTCTACGCGCCGGTATGAGTATCGGTATGCTTCTGATCAGCGTGGAACTTTTGATTATGTTGTGTATCCTGTTATTTATTCCGGGCGATTATGCCGGGCCGTGTTTTATCGGTTTTGCGATCGGTGAGTCCCTTGGCGCTGCGGCTCTGCGAATAGCCGGCGGGATTTTTACAAAGATCGCGGATATCGGCGCCGACCTCATGAAGATTGTATTTAAAATTAAAGAAGACGATGCGCGTAACCCCGGCGTGATTGCCGATTGTACCGGCGACAATGCCGGCGACTCGGTCGGACCCAGCGCGGACGGTTTTGAAACGTACGGTGTGACGGGCGTGGCATTGATCACGTTTATTCTGCTTGCTATTTCTGACCCGATGGTGCAGGTGCAGCTGCTGGTTTGGATCTTCATCATGCGCGTCATGATGGTCATCGCAAGCGCAGGCGCCTATTTTGTGAATGAAGCCGTCGCCAAAGCACGCTACGCGGATTCGGATGATATGAATTTTGAGGCGCCGCTGACGACCTTGGTTTGGCTCACGTCGATCACGTCCGTTCTTCTGACGTATTTAGCGTCGTATCTCATTATTCCTAATCTCGGCGGCGATCCCACGTTGTGGTGGAAACTTTCAACGATCATCTCGTGCGGAACTTTAGCCGGCGCGATCATTCCTGAATTGGTAAAAGTTTTTACGTCGACCGAATCCACGCATGTCAAAGAAGTGGTAGCATCGTCCAAAGAAGGCGGCGCGTCGCTCACGATTCTTTCCGGTTTTGTTGCCGGCAATTTCTCAGCCTATTGGCTGGGAATCAGCATCATGCTTCTGATGGCCATATCATATTATTTCAGCACTATGGGTTTAATGGCGATCATGCTCGCTCCGGGCGTGTTTGCGTTCGGCCTCGTTGCTTTCGGATTTTTGGGAATGGGTCCTGTGACTATTGCCGTGGATTCGTACGGCCCGGTGACGGACAATGCGCAGTCGGTGTATGAATTGTCCCTGATCGAGCAAGTACCTAACGTGGCTGCGGATATGAAGAAGGAACACAATATCAGCGTCAATTTTGAACGCGCAAAACATTTACTTGAAGCCAATGACGGCGCCGGAAATACATTTAAAGCGACGGCCAAACCGGTTCTAATCGGCACCGCAGTGGTCGGCGCTACCACGATGATCTTCTCGATCATCATGGCGCTCACGGGCGGGCTGAGCCACGATGTGCAAAAACTTTCGCTCCTGCACGCTCCGTTTTTTCTAGGCCTTGTTACCGGCGGCGCAATGATCTACTGGTTCACCGGCGCTTCCACACAGGCTGTTACTACGGGAGCTTATCGTGCGGTAGAGTTTATCAAAGCAAACATTAAGTTAGAAGGCGTGGTGAAAGCGTCGGTAGAGGACAGCAAGAAGGTTGTCGAGATCTGTACGAAATACGCTCAAAAAGGCATGTTTAATATATTCCTTGCCGTATTCTTCGGAACGCTGGCATTTGCTTTCACGGAACCGTTTTTCTTTATCGGATATCTGATATCTATTGCGATCTTTGGATTATATCAGGCTATTTTTATGGCGAATGCCGGCGGCGCATGGGACAATGCCAAGAAGATCGTAGAAGTGGATCTCAAACAAAAAGGCACGCCGCTGCATGACGCCACGGTGGTGGGCGATACGGTCGGCGATCCTTTCAAAGATACGTCTTCCGTTGCGATGAATCCCGTGATCAAATTTACGACGCTGTTCGGATTACTTGCAGTCGAATTGGCCGTAAAATTGGAAATGGATGCCGGCTCGGGATTAACGCATGGTCTGGCAGTTGCCTTTTTCTTAGTGTCGGTCTATTTTGTTCACCGTTCGTTTTACGGTATGCGTATCGGCGGCGCGAAGTAG
- the rpsF gene encoding 30S ribosomal protein S6: protein MSKKTRRGLPGQLRSYETVVVVDPQIGDDVIKSIVEKTKEVIAGHNGTVTKVEDWGKRKLAYIIDKKTYGQYTCIEFEGPGEVVKGLTDYYHISENILRHITLLIDSRLREERKREKAPAKEPGSQDEMFV, encoded by the coding sequence ATGTCCAAAAAAACCCGCAGAGGTTTGCCCGGTCAGCTACGCAGTTATGAAACAGTCGTAGTGGTAGATCCGCAAATCGGCGACGATGTCATTAAAAGCATTGTCGAGAAAACAAAAGAAGTAATTGCCGGCCATAACGGCACCGTAACGAAAGTCGAAGACTGGGGAAAACGCAAACTTGCGTATATTATCGACAAAAAGACCTACGGGCAGTACACGTGCATCGAATTCGAAGGACCCGGAGAAGTCGTCAAAGGATTGACTGATTATTATCACATCTCCGAAAATATTTTACGCCATATTACCCTGCTGATCGATTCCCGCCTTCGTGAAGAACGTAAGCGCGAGAAGGCTCCGGCCAAAGAACCGGGCTCACAAGACGAAATGTTTGTCTGA
- the rpsR gene encoding 30S ribosomal protein S18, translating into MNARELKERRDKRKDQRNQKNAALKHKNCPFCEDKTLFVDYRDTKRLSKFTSEQGRILTRRTSGVCALHQRQLVNAIKHARHLAMLTFVSDMTR; encoded by the coding sequence ATGAATGCACGTGAGTTAAAAGAAAGACGCGACAAAAGAAAAGACCAGAGGAATCAAAAAAACGCGGCCCTCAAGCACAAGAATTGCCCTTTCTGCGAAGACAAGACCTTATTCGTGGATTACCGCGATACAAAACGGTTGTCAAAGTTCACATCCGAGCAAGGCCGTATTTTGACCCGCAGGACAAGCGGCGTATGCGCATTGCATCAGCGCCAGTTGGTCAATGCGATCAAACATGCGCGCCATCTCGCCATGCTGACATTTGTGTCGGACATGACGCGATAA
- a CDS encoding 50S ribosomal protein L9, producing the protein MKVILRNNVENLGNAGEIVDVKPGYARNFLVPQGLALIATKANQSVYDNEKKQIALRIAKEKVLSEEMAQKLEAASVTIAVSVGEEDKLFGSVTSQDIADSLISQGLEVDKRKIILDEPIKALGLYTVDIKLHTDVVGKIKVWVVKK; encoded by the coding sequence ATGAAAGTAATATTAAGAAATAACGTCGAGAATCTGGGCAATGCCGGCGAGATCGTCGACGTCAAACCCGGATATGCGCGAAACTTCCTCGTTCCGCAGGGGCTTGCGTTGATCGCAACCAAAGCGAACCAATCGGTATACGATAACGAGAAAAAACAAATTGCTTTGCGAATTGCAAAGGAAAAAGTTCTATCGGAAGAAATGGCGCAAAAATTAGAAGCTGCGTCGGTGACTATTGCGGTTTCGGTTGGCGAAGAAGATAAACTTTTTGGTTCCGTAACGTCACAGGACATTGCCGACAGCCTTATTTCGCAAGGATTGGAAGTGGATAAACGAAAAATTATTTTAGATGAACCGATCAAAGCTCTCGGGCTCTACACAGTGGATATCAAACTCCATACCGACGTCGTCGGCAAGATCAAAGTGTGGGTTGTCAAGAAATAA
- a CDS encoding TlpA family protein disulfide reductase: MFDLQVRVSLYLIVKVCKSLDEFLIAVFVFTQPRKRSVKRLSFVLFILSVSFYPANAQKDTLLEIGSPAPNFFLKGLDGSEFFSRDFYGDTRNMPKGRKERNDMVFSFFATWCVPCRKEIPELEALSEKYTDVKFYLINVAENKEKINDYLAKTPIRLPILLDIYGKVSEKFNVKDGGNALAVLPTLVMINKEGIIHFYKKGYVEGDEKKMEGEILKMLNATSR; this comes from the coding sequence TTGTTTGATTTGCAGGTTCGGGTTTCATTATATTTGATAGTAAAGGTTTGCAAATCTCTCGATGAATTCCTGATCGCTGTTTTTGTATTCACCCAACCAAGGAAACGATCCGTGAAACGTTTATCATTTGTGCTTTTCATCCTTTCGGTATCATTTTATCCTGCAAATGCCCAAAAAGATACTTTGTTGGAGATTGGGTCGCCGGCTCCTAATTTTTTCCTAAAGGGATTGGACGGCAGCGAGTTTTTTTCCCGTGACTTCTACGGCGATACACGCAATATGCCCAAGGGCCGTAAGGAGCGTAATGACATGGTTTTCAGTTTTTTTGCAACGTGGTGCGTCCCATGCCGGAAAGAAATTCCTGAGTTGGAAGCCCTCTCAGAAAAATATACCGATGTTAAGTTTTATCTTATCAATGTGGCGGAGAACAAAGAAAAGATTAACGATTACCTGGCCAAGACGCCTATCCGTCTGCCGATTCTTCTCGACATCTATGGGAAGGTTTCTGAAAAATTTAACGTCAAGGACGGAGGAAATGCGCTGGCCGTTCTCCCGACGCTCGTCATGATCAATAAAGAAGGCATTATCCATTTCTACAAAAAAGGATACGTCGAAGGAGACGAAAAAAAGATGGAAGGCGAGATCCTGAAGATGCTGAATGCGACAAGCAGGTAA